One Pseudochaenichthys georgianus chromosome 7, fPseGeo1.2, whole genome shotgun sequence DNA segment encodes these proteins:
- the LOC117449469 gene encoding N-glycosylase/DNA lyase-like, which produces MLGHYGMAKHTVLSSGAKLWRSLACAKSELRLDLTLACGQSFRWRETAEGHWTGVIGGRVWTLTQTDDTLWYHIYQSLDRQGETSGRKKGAGVSLQLENKSDNRFKEAVKKEEEEPVAVTPVHQDTKEEEEMLRDYFQLNVKLGDLYTEWGSADHHFKHIADIFTGIRMLRQDPTECLFSFICTSNNHITRIQGMVERLCQSLGAPLCQLDQTSYHNFPSLSALADTSVEARLRDLGFGYRARFLQQSAKQILDTHGIQWLEGLRSAPYLQARDALRTLPGVGTKVADCVCLMSLDKAEAVPIDTHVWQIAKRDYNYGSGNGQKTITDKLHRDIGDFFRKLWGPYAGWAQSVLFCADLKKFQNLKEMLHMKRPKKEENDEEELTVAGKKRKIKKEKIDTVKNIKAKAGHHKKAKKSA; this is translated from the exons ATGCTCGGACATTATG GTATGGCTAAACATACAGTGCTGTCATCGGGGGCGAAGTTGTGGAGATCTCTGGCCTGTGCAAAGTCAGAGCTGCGTCTGGATCTTACTCTTGCATGCGGACAATCTTTCCG GTGGAGAGAAACTGCAGAAGGCCACTGGACAGGAGTGATAGGAGGAAGGGTTTGGACTCTGACTCAGACAGATGACACTCTTTGGTACCACATTTACCAAAGCCTAGACAGGCAAGGGGAGACAAGTGGCAGGAAGAAGGGAGCTGGTGTTTCTCTTCAGCTGGAAAACAAGTCAGACAACAGATTCAAAGAAGCTGTgaagaaggaggaagaggagccaGTGGCTGTGACTCCAGTGCATCAGGACACcaaggaggaggaagagatgCTAAGGGATTATTTCCAGCTGAATGTAAAGCTGGGGGACCTTTACACAGAATGGGGATCAGCAGACCACCACTTCAAGCACATTGCAGACATCTTCACAG GTATAAGGATGCTGCGTCAGGACCCAACAGAATGCCTGTTTTCCTTCATTTGCACCTCCAACAATCACATCACTCGTATCCAGGGCATGGTGGAGAGGCTGTGTCAGTCTCTGGGTGCACCGCTGTGCCAACTGGATCAAACCTCTTACCACAACTTTCCTTCCCTGTCTGCGCTCGCAG ACACCAGCGTAGAGGCACGGCTCAGGGACCTTGGTTTTGGGTACAGGGCTCGGTTCCTTCAGCAGAGCGCTAAGCAGATTTTAGACACCCATGGGATCCAGTGGCTTGAAGGTTTGCGCAGTGCCCCATATCTGCAAGCCCGTGATGCGTTGCGCACCCTTCCTGGTGTCGGCACCAAG GtggcagactgtgtttgtctgatGTCCCTGGATAAGGCAGAGGCCGTGCCCATAGACACTCACGTGTGGCAGATTGCTAAACGTGACTACAACTATGGATCTGGTAACGGACAGAAGACTATCACAGATAAACTTCATAGAGATATTG GGGATTTTTTCAGAAAACTGTGGGGTCCTTATGCTGGTTGGGCACAGTCG gtGTTGTTCTGCGCTGACCTCAAAAAGTTCCAAAATCtgaaagaaatgctacatatgaAGCGGCCGAAGAAAGAGGAAAATGATGAAGAGGAACTGACGGTAGCAGGCAAGAAAAGAAAAATTAAGAAGGAAAAAATTGATACGGTGAAGAACATAAAAGCCAAGGCAGGTCATCACAAGAAGGCAAAGAAGTCTGCCTAG
- the qars1 gene encoding glutamine--tRNA ligase, whose protein sequence is MADTLALFTSIGLSEQKAKETQKNEALSSVLKEAIIQAHRVRGASGVDKAMGTLLYSMASRLKDPKRVGFLSDCIVQSNICTELQLAAALEFVKSHPQDPINQKAFEDTCGVGVFITPEQIEEAVESVIKKHKEKLLVERFHFNMGLLMGEARSALKWADGKVIKNEVDLQVLHLLGPKTEADLEKKAKPQKVKVAENDIKAKKEEGAVNAEVKTGEVKSLMEQLRGESLKFHKTGENYKSEGYVVTPKTMDLLKTHLEITGGQIRTRFPPEPNGILHIGHAKAINFNFGYAKANNGICFLRYDDTNPEKEEEKYFTSIRDMVEWLGYEPHAVTHASDNFQELYDLAVDLIRRGHAYICHQKGEELKGHNAPASPWRDRPTEESLVLFERMKKGLFAEGEATLRMKIVMEDGKMDPVAYRIKYTAHHRTGDKWCIYPTYDYTHCLCDSIENITHSLCTKEFQARRSSYFWLCNALDVYCPVQWEYGRLNLTYTVVSKRKIIKLVETGVVSNWDDPRLFTLTALRRRGFPPEAINNFCARVGVTVAQTTTEPHLLESCVRDVLNEQAPRVMAVLEPLKVTITNLAENTKSDVRVPDFPANEARGSHTVPFTRTIFIEQSDFREVMEKGYKRLTPDQPVGLRHAGYVISVQKIIKDAQGKVVELEVNCCSSDTAEKPKAFIHWVSQPLVCEVRLYERLFLHKYPEDPSEVPNGFLTDINPLSLHTISSALVDTSVKGAKVLDKFQFERVGYFSLDPDSTADKLVFNRTVTLKEDPGKI, encoded by the exons ATGGCGGATACTTTAGCACTTTTCACTTCCATAGGtctcagtgagcagaaagcgaAAGAAACCCAAAAAAATGAAGCGCTGAGTTCCGTTCTGAAGGAGGCAATTATTCAG GCCCATCGTGTCCGTGGGGCATCAGGAGTGGACAAAGCCATGGGTACACTGCTGTACAGTATGGCATCTCGCCTTAAAGACCCTAAACGCGTGGGATTTCTTTCAGACTGTATAGTTCAGAGCAACATCTGCACAGAGCTGCAGCTAGCAG CTGCACTGGAATTTGTTAAGAGTCACCCTCAGGACCCCATCAACCAGAAGGCGTTTGAAGACACATGTGGAGTAGGCGTGTTCATAACACCTGAGCAGATTGAAGAAGCA GTTGAGTCTGTGATCAAGAAGCACAAGGAAAAGCTGTTAGTGGAGAGGTTCCACTTCAACATGGGACTGCTAATGG gagAGGCACGTTCTGCCCTAAAATGGGCTGATGGAAAGGTCATCAAAAATGAAGTTGACTTGCAG GTCCTACACCTCTTAGGACCCAAGACTGAGGCTGACCTGGAGAAGAAAGCTAAG CCTCAAAAGGTTAAAGTCGCAGAGAATGATATAAAGGCGAAGAAGGAGGAAGGGGCAGTGAATG CTGAGGTGAAGACTGGGGAGGTGAAGTCACTTATGGAGCAGCTCCGAGGAGAGTCACTGAAGTTCCATAAAACAG GAGAGAACTATAAAAGTGAGGGCTATGTGGTCACACCAAAAACAATGGACTTGCTTAAAACGCACTTGGAAATCACTGGTGGACAG ATACGTACTCGTTTCCCTCCTGAGCCAAATGGTATCCTTCACATTGGGCATGCCAAAGCCATCAATTTTAATTTCGGCTATGCAAAG GCAAACAATGGAATTTGTTTCTTGAGATATGACGACACAAATCCAGAAAAGGAGGAGGAAAAATACTTCACTTCTATCAGAGACATGGTGGAGTGGCTTG GATATGAACCTCATGCGGTCACACATGCATCCGACAACTTTCAGGAACTCTACGACCTCGCTGTGGATCTCATTCGCAG AGGTCATGCCTACATTTGCCACCAGAAAGGGGAGGAACTAAAGGGCCATAACGCTCCTGCATCACCCTGGAGAGATCGACCCACAGAGGAGTCGCTGGTGTTGTTTGAGAGGATGAAGAAGGGGCTGTTTGCTGAGGGAGAGGCTACGCTCAGGATGAAGATCGTCATGGAGGACGGGAAGATGGATCCTGTGGCGTACCGAATCAAATACACGGCGCATCATCGCACAGGAGACAAGTG GTGCATCTACCCCACTTACGATTACACCCACTGTCTATGTGACTCTATTGAAAATATCACACACTCACTCTGTACCAAAGAGTTCCAGGCCAG GCGTTCATCATATTTCTGGCTGTGTAACGCTTTGGATGTGTACTGCCCTGTCCAGTGGGAATATGGACGCCTAAACCTCACATACACCGTTGTGTCAAAGAGGAAAATCATCAAACTGGTAGAGACTGGCGTTGTCAG TAACTGGGACGACCCTAGACTCTTCACTCTGACTGCGCTCAGGAGAAGAGGTTTCCCACCAGAGGCGATTAACAACTTCTGTGCCCGG GTTGGAGTCACAGTTGCTCAGACTACGACAGAGCCCCACCTTCTGGAGTCGTGCGTGAGGGACGTGCTGAACGAACAGGCACCCAGAGTCATGGCTGTGCTGGAGCCACTCAAAGTCACCATTACTAACCTCGCTGAGAACACAAAG TCAGACGTACGAGTGCCAGACTTTCCTGCCAACGAGGCCAGGGGCAGCCACACGGTGCCTTTTACACGCACGATCTTTATTGAACAGAGTGACTTCAGAGAG GTGATGGAGAAGGGCTACAAGCGTTTGACCCCAGACCAGCCTGTAGGTCTGAGGCATGCTGGGTATGTCATCTCTGTCCAGAAAATCATCAAA GATGCTCAGGGTAAAGTGGTTGAACTGGAGGTGAACTGCTGCAGTTCTGACACTGCAGAGAAACCAAAGGCCTTCATCCACTGGGTCAGCCAGCCATTAGTGTGTGAAGTGCGCCTCTACGAAAGACT ATTCCTGCACAAATATCCAGAGGATCCGTCTGAAGTGCCCAATGGCTTCCTGACTGATATCAATCCT CTTTCCCTGCATACTATCAGCAGTGCCTTAGTAGATACTTCAGTGAAGGGAGCAAAGGTTTTGGACAAATTCCAGTTTGAGAGAGTTGGCTACTTCTCCCTGGACCCCGACAGTACAGCAGATAAG CTTGTCTTCAACAGAACAGTCACCCTCAAAGAAGACCCTGGGAAAATCTGA
- the LOC117449275 gene encoding transcriptional regulator QRICH1-like, whose amino-acid sequence MNNSLDGTGSYEELVRQKARSIPQHRMKEFLESLASKGPDALQEFTQQGGDATTTTTTMVYQQEPNCIYTDSTEVAGSLLELACPVQVHVQPQQQQIQESQQQSVQQNTEQQIVQVQIQGQQQGQMLGQVLQMPSGSHQQLQGVTTAQLIQPGELTEEQHQQLQAQLIAAVAGGQQIQIQTVGTLSPTQQQDNVERRVLGTTVATSQGAGVLQPAKKRKVDMPITVSYALPGQQVATVLAIPQGQGQHQSYVSLRPDLLTVDSSHLYSATGTITSPTGETWTIPVYSAPAGAGGREQVTHIAIPQEAYGTVQVSGPNTTTMTTMPTQVTVENDKLKSQTIQAVSSITSSGGMGGQEEVVHTLSANTLFPTQLMNGNIHIPVAVQGYSNATQSLIWDPQQQVLHTQGLLGHDGQQLQGHTVVAEVDGQHQVQVQELLLPATLKPEEGLEVWRIWAQRKNVELEKSDTNKLAPIGRRQALRFQEDLVSSAVAELCMGLSCMTTEARGLEEETYEADVLYYVFLCIQKYLFDNGRVDDVFSDQYYTRFAHSLHQILEPWRSSIHPLGYIIPSHVTEEMLWECKQLGAHSPWTLLTTLMFFNTKYFHLRTVDQHLKVAFSKVLRHTRKIPNNPKDKSTSIRYLKSTERFIGQKVTDDMYSEQLEDPENPLRCPIKLYDFYLFKCPQSAKGRNDTFYLTPEPVVAPNSPIWYSTQPIPKEQLEQMLARITVLREIQEAINLSESVH is encoded by the exons ATGAATAACTCCCTGGATGGTACGGGCTCCTATGAGGAGCTTGTTAGGCAAAAAGCTCGGAGCATCCCTCAGCATCGCATGAAGGAGTTCCTGGAGTCCTTGGCCAGCAAAGGCCCAGATGCCCTGCAAGAGTTCACCCAGCAAGGCGGAGATGCTACGACCACTACCACGACTATGGTCTACCAACAAGAGCCCAACTGCATCTACACAGACAGCACGGAGGTGGCAGGGTCATTGTTGGAGCTGGCTTGTCCG GTTCAGGTTCATGTCCAGCCGCAGCAGCAACAGATACAGGAGTCTCAGCAGCAATCTGTACAGCAGAATACAGAGCAACAGATTGTGCAG GTGCAGATCCAGGGTCAGCAGCAAGGTCAGATGCTTGGCCAGGTCCTTCAAATGCCCTCTGGCTCCCATCAACAGCTTCAAGGTGTGACAACGGCACAGCTGATTCAGCCTGGGGAACTCACAGAGGAGCAGCACCAACAG CTGCAAGCCCAGTTGATAGCAGCTGTTGCAGGAGGTCAACAGATACAAATCCAGACAGTGGGAACTCTCTCTCCGACCCAGCAGCAGGACAATGTTGAGAGGAGGGTACTGGGTACAACCGTTGCCACATCACAGGGAGCAGGGGTCCTCCAGCCAGCCAAGAAGCGCAAGGTCGACATGCCCATCACTGTGTCCTATGCCCTGCCTGGTCAGCAAGTAGCCACAGTGCTGGCTATCCCTCAGGGACAGGGCCAGCATCAGAGTTACGTGTCCCTGCGGCCGGACCTCCTCACTGTGGACAGCTCCCACCTTTACAGTGCTACAGGCACTATCACCAGTCCCACAGGCGAGACCTGGACAATCCCTGTTTATTCTGCTCCTGCTGGAGCGGGAGGCCGTGAGCAGGTCACCCATATTGCCATCCCCCAGGAAGCCTATGGAACAGTGCAGGTTTCAGGGCCAAACACTACGACAATGACAACAATGCCAACACAAGTTACTGTTGAAAATGACAAGCTGAAAAGTCAGACAATTCAGGCCGTTTCCAGCATTACAAGCTCGGGAGGAATGGGAGGCCAGGAAGAAGTGGTGCACACTCTGTCTGCAAACACGCTGTTCCCTACCCAGCTGATGAACGGAAACATCCACATCCCAGTGGCAGTACAGGGCTACTCCAACGCGACACAGTCCCTCATATGGGATCCACAGCAGCAGGTGCTGCACACCCAGGGGCTGTTGGGGCACGATGGACAGCAGCTTCAG GGTCACACAGTGGTAGCAGAGGTAGATGGCCAGCACCAGGTGCAGGTGCAGGAGCTGCTGCTGCCCGCAACCCTGAAGCCAGAGGAGGGGCTGGAGGTGTGGCGGATATGGGCTCAGAGGAAAAACGTAGAGTTGGAAAAATCAGACACAAACAAACTGGCTCCAATTGGCC GACGCCAAGCACTGCGTTTCCAGGAGGACTTGGTGTCGAGTGCAGTAGCTGAACTCTGCATGGGTCTCTCCTGCATGACCACAGAGGCTCGGGGGCTGGAAGAAGAGACTTATGAGGCTGATGTTCTCTACTATGTATTTCTGTGCATACAAAAA TATTTGTTTGATAACGGCCGTGTGGACGACGTTTTCTCCGATCAGTATTACACACGCTTCGCTCACAGTCTGCACCAGATCTTAGAGCCTTGGAGATCATCTATCCACCCGCTAG GTTACATTATCCCCAGTCATGTGACGGAGGAGATGCTGTGGGAATGTAAACAGCTGGGAGCTCATTCTCCCTGGACGTTGCTCACGACTCTTATGTTCTTTAACACCAA GTATTTTCACCTAAGGACGGTGGACCAGCATCTAAAAGTGGCCTTTTCTAAGGTGCTGAGACACACCAGGAAAATTCCCAACAACCCCAAAGACAAGAGCACCAGCATCCGATACCTAAAGTCAACAGAGAGGTTCATAGGACAGAAAG TCACAGATGACATGTACTCGGAGCAGCTGGAGGACCCAGAGAACCCGCTGCGATGCCCCATCAAGCTCTATGATTTCTACCTCTTCAAATG TCCGCAGAGTGCTAAAGGTCGCAACGACACCTTCTACCTGACTCCTGAGCCCGTGGTGGCTCCCAACAGCCCCATCTGGTACTCCACTCAACCAATCCCAAAAGAACAGCTGGAGCAGATGCTCGCCCGCATCACTGTCCTTCGGGAAATCCAGGAAGCCATTAACTTGTCTGAGAGCGTGCACTAG